In the genome of Ignavibacteria bacterium, one region contains:
- a CDS encoding M12 family metallo-peptidase, whose product MKKVLYTISSLIIIITLGFFGLTKTSHTELKAPEYNQHFNKISAEVSTANFENAGSRQLFTYNESPATENLSSIVSNSTPLVISKSSLRELVSLNSNALNLTIPKNRNENIELELIKAEILAPEFVVKERSGSSKTIVNVKNGVHYRGIIKNDNNSVVSLSLFENMVMGIISNDEGNFVLGIEKTTNPNSNNYVLYNDRDMLITSNFKCGLEGREEEFTIYKDNITEQITDNPAGSTAPVKVYFECDNRMYLDNGSNMQNVANFVTGMFNSVATIYANENLVVQISEIDAWTSIDPYASMSQSDDILVAFGQNTQNNFMGSLAHLLSTRNAGLGGIAWINILCVPYQSNGSYGRYAFSNIDNNYSNFPTYSWTVGVVAHEMGHNYGSYHTHACHWPTTPFTTTGAIDSCYNAEGFCFSNLRPTRGTIMSYCHLWSTAQGGGIDFNKGFGPLPGDTIRRWYNSAPCLTTVLNSSEAPSTFALTQNTPNPFNPTTNFKFSLPVNSVVTLKIYDMVGREIVSLINNQTFGPGTYGYQFNSAGFNLSSGVYFYRLIAQKSDDNSVVFSDIKKMVLLK is encoded by the coding sequence ATGAAAAAAGTTTTATATACTATTTCTTCATTAATAATTATTATAACATTAGGGTTTTTTGGATTAACAAAAACCTCACACACGGAGCTGAAAGCTCCCGAATATAACCAGCATTTCAATAAAATATCTGCTGAAGTTTCAACAGCAAATTTTGAAAATGCAGGTTCAAGACAGCTATTCACTTATAATGAATCACCTGCAACAGAAAATTTATCATCAATTGTAAGTAATTCAACACCCTTAGTAATATCGAAAAGCAGTTTAAGAGAACTTGTCAGCTTAAATTCAAACGCATTGAATTTAACTATTCCTAAAAATCGTAATGAAAACATCGAGCTTGAATTGATTAAAGCGGAAATTCTTGCTCCTGAATTCGTCGTTAAAGAAAGAAGCGGTTCTTCAAAAACCATTGTAAACGTTAAGAACGGAGTTCATTATAGAGGAATTATTAAAAACGATAATAACTCTGTTGTTTCATTAAGTTTATTTGAAAATATGGTTATGGGAATAATTTCCAATGATGAAGGTAATTTTGTTTTAGGAATTGAGAAAACTACAAATCCAAATTCAAATAATTATGTGCTATATAATGACAGAGATATGTTAATTACAAGTAATTTCAAATGCGGACTTGAAGGCAGGGAAGAAGAATTTACTATTTATAAAGATAATATAACCGAACAAATTACAGATAATCCTGCAGGCAGCACAGCTCCTGTTAAGGTTTATTTTGAGTGCGATAACAGGATGTATCTCGATAACGGCTCTAACATGCAGAACGTTGCTAACTTTGTGACAGGCATGTTTAACTCCGTTGCGACTATTTATGCAAATGAAAATTTAGTTGTTCAGATTTCCGAAATTGATGCATGGACATCAATTGATCCATACGCAAGTATGAGTCAATCTGATGATATACTCGTAGCTTTTGGACAAAATACTCAGAATAATTTTATGGGAAGCTTAGCGCATTTATTATCAACAAGAAATGCGGGACTTGGAGGTATTGCATGGATTAACATTTTATGCGTTCCTTACCAGTCGAACGGAAGTTACGGAAGATATGCATTCAGCAATATTGACAATAATTATTCAAACTTTCCTACTTATTCATGGACAGTCGGTGTAGTAGCTCATGAAATGGGTCATAATTATGGTTCATATCATACGCATGCCTGCCATTGGCCGACAACTCCATTTACTACAACGGGAGCAATAGATTCCTGTTATAATGCAGAAGGCTTTTGTTTCAGCAATCTTCGTCCAACACGTGGAACGATTATGAGTTATTGTCATTTATGGTCAACTGCACAAGGCGGAGGAATTGATTTTAACAAAGGCTTTGGTCCGCTTCCGGGAGATACAATCAGAAGATGGTATAATTCGGCACCATGTCTGACAACAGTTCTTAATTCATCTGAAGCGCCGTCAACATTTGCATTAACTCAAAATACACCGAATCCATTTAATCCGACAACTAATTTCAAATTCTCGTTGCCTGTTAACTCGGTTGTTACGCTGAAAATTTATGATATGGTTGGACGTGAAATTGTAAGCTTGATTAACAATCAAACTTTCGGACCGGGAACATACGGATACCAGTTTAACTCTGCAGGGTTT